In a genomic window of Suricata suricatta isolate VVHF042 chromosome 12, meerkat_22Aug2017_6uvM2_HiC, whole genome shotgun sequence:
- the EVI5L gene encoding EVI5-like protein has product MSLPTMASPTLSPDSSSQEALSAPTCSPTSDSENLSPDELELLAKLEEQNRLLEADSKSMRSMNGSRRNSGSSLVSSSSASSNLSHLEEDTWILWGRIANEWEEWRRRKEKLLKELIRKGIPHHFRAIVWQLLCSATDMPVKNQYSELLKMSSPCEKLIRRDIARTYPEHEFFKGQDSLGQEVLFNVMKAYSLVDREVGYCQGSAFIVGLLLMQMPEEEAFCVFVRLMQEYRLRELFKPSMAELGLCIYQFEYMLQEQLPDLNTHFRSQSFHTSMYASSWFLTLFLTTFPLPVATRVFDIFMYEGLEIVFRVGLALLQVNQTELMQLDMEGMSQYFQRVIPHQFDSCPDKLILKAYQVKYNPKKMKRLEKEYAAMKSKEMEEQIEIKRLRTENRLLKQRIETLEKESAALADRLIQGQVTRAQEAEENYVIKRELAVVRQQCSSAAEDLQKAQSTIRQLQEQQDNPRLTEDFVAHLETELEQSRLRETETLGALREMQDKVLDMEKRNSSLPDENNVARLQEELKALKVREGEAVASARELKLQLQELSDTWQAHLSRGGRWKESPRKLVLGELQDELMSVRLREAQALAEGRELRQRVVELETAGDDLEVSGLDEQEAPSQQSPFWDKGSAAGKAQELKA; this is encoded by the exons ATGAGCCTACCCACCATGGCAAGCCCCACTCTGAGCCCCGACTCCTCATCCCAGGAGGCCCTGTCggcccccacctgctcccccaccTCTGACTCCGAGAACCTCAGCCCCGATGAGCTGGAGCTGCTGGCCAAGCTTGAAGAGCAGAACCG GCTCCTGGAGGCCGACTCCAAGTCCATGCGCTCCATGAACGGCTCTCGGCGGAACAGCGGATCCTCGCTGGTGTCCAGCTCCTCGGCCTCCTCCAACCTGAGCCACCTGGAGGAGGACACGTGGATCCTGTGGGGCCGGATCGCCAACGAATGGGAGGAGTGGAGGCGCAGGAAAGAGAAGCTGCTCAAG GAGCTGATCCGCAAGGGCATCCCGCACCACTTCCGGGCCATCGTGTGGCAGCTCCTGTGCAGTGCCACGGACATGCCAGTCAAGAACCAGTACTCGGAACTGCTCAAGATGTCCTCGCCATGTGAGAAGCTGATCCGAAGGGACATTGCCCGCACCTACCCGGAGCATGAGTTCTTCAAGGGCCAGGACAGCCTGGGCCAGGAGGTCCTCTTCAACGTCATGAAG GCGTACTCCCTGGTGGACAGGGAGGTGGGCTACTGCCAGGGCAGCGCCTTCATCGTGGGGCTGCTCCTCATGCAG ATGCCCGAGGAGGAGGCCTTCTGTGTGTTCGTGCGGCTGATGCAGGAGTACCGCCTGAGGGAGCTCTTCAAGCCCAGCATGGCCGAGCTGGGGCTGTGTATCTACCAGTTCGAGTACATGCTACAG gagCAGCTCCCGGATCTGAACACCCACTTCCGCTCCCAGAGCTTCCACACGTCTATGTATGCCTCGTCCTGGTTCCTCACACTCTTCCTGACCACCTTCCCGCTTCCTGTTGCCACTCGTGTCTTTGACATCTTCATGTACGAG GGCCTGGAGATTGTGTTCCGGGTCGGCCTCGCCCTGCTGCAGGTGAACCAGACGGAGCTCATGCAGCTGGACATGGAGGGGATGTCCCAG TACTTCCAGAGGGTCATCCCCCACCAGTTTGACAGCTGCCCAGACAAGCTGATCCTCAAGGCTTACCAGGTCAAGTACAACCCCAAGAAGATGAAGAG GCTGGAGAAGGAGTATGCAGCTATGAAGAGCAAGGAGATGGAGGAGCAGATTGAGATCAAA AGGCTTCGGACGGAGAACCGGCTCCTGAAACAACGGATCGAGACCCTGGAGAAG GAGAGCGCTGCTCTGGCTGATAGGTTAATCCAG GGCCAGGTGACCCGGGCGCAGGAGGCGGAGGAGAACTATGTCATCAAGCGGGAGCTGGCAGTGGTGCGGCAGCAGTGTAGCTCGGCGGCCGAGGACCTGCAGAAGGCGCAGAGCACCATCCGGCAGCTTCAGGagcagcag GACAACCCGCGCCTCACCGAGGACTTTGTGGCCCACCTGGAGACCGAGCTGGAGCAGTCCCGGCTGCGGGAGACAGAGACGCTGGGGGCCCTGCGGGAGATGCAGGACAAGGTCCTAGACATGGAGAAG AGGAACAGCTCGCTGCCCGACGAGAACAACGTGGCGCGGCTGCAGGAGGAGCTGAAGGCGCTCAAGGTGCGGGAGGGCGAGGCCGTGGCCTCGGCGCGGGAGCTGAAGCTACAGTTGCAGGAGCTCTCGGACACCTGGCAG gcccATCTGTCCCGCGGCGGCCGCTGGAAGGAGTCCCCGCGGAAGCTGGTGCTGGGCGAGCTGCAGGACGAGCTGATGAGCGTGCGTCTGCGCGAGGCCCAGGCTCTGGCCGAGGGCCGCGAGCTGCGCCAGCGCGTGGTGGAACTCGAGAC GGCAGGGGACGACCTGGAGGTCTCAGGACTGGACGAGCAGGAAGCTCCCTCCCAGCAGTCCCCCTTCTGGGACAAGGGCAGCGCTGCTGGGAAGGCCCAGGAGCTAAAGGCCTGA
- the PRR36 gene encoding proline-rich protein 36, with protein sequence MDKRDKGRAGAATRTPASRPPGLPTPRPPGSPRPPPPVTSAALRVLGAAGAAGRGPLAERAGGTRTAALPEAAPRVGPTRSAGTGPRSPASRPPAAGRGERAPAKTPGPGSISSPGRVSGTTRLGSLAQKGVRPPVEEPVVRGKAPETPRRSPLSAGARRDSSGPSPGAPSPATSRRSRAAGAEVGLPRAAPSARPRPPTEAPKKSVSSTPQHGAAEPSPAARRRPSAGGGLQRPASRPLGSNATPLSSPARSGASPGGTPRAPGHPSQPKSKGLQALRPRQSTPPRKGATPAPGFSPPTATPSPPGLTAQLAPPPQITATPLRDTLPPSPPATPPPHPLTCPLGTPPSLVPPSPSAPLALQTLPSPPATPPLQAPPTHLGTSFLEASSSPATSLESFSPSVSPPLQTMPPTQASPALPSLLTLPSPLATPPLSAPGSPATAPLQAATSLLPASFTQATSLLNPPSPQATPPLQGLSALTTLPPRTSPSLSPPPLQAMPCTVTTPPTQDTSQATYPPQTSPCPLTTLSPQGSPLCSPFPLASPSLQAPPSLLAAPPPRTPPHLATPPPQVTPSPTPFLTQAPPSLASPPPQAPSPLTTPPPHTPVSLATPPLQATAPQALLAVQAPPPLQAPLSPPASPPLQDPPTSLATPPPQTPPSLALPPLQVPASPPARATPSPLATPSPQAPPSPVLPPLQTSSPPLQAPPSPLATPPHQAPPSLALPSLQASSLPLQAPPSPLATPSHLAPPSLALPPLQVPPSPLDSPPLQAPRRPPTPGPDAPISGPRLTLALAPAPPPPPSRSPSSTLSGPDLAGHSSSATSTPEELRGYESGPEGGAAASPPADAELAACHPASWSRGPAPPLAVRSTPGPPLPWPPSAGSGSADGLCTIYEAEGPESATPAPGALDSGPGPGAGGGKVVAGAGAGATSRGGKPARLGELPLGALQASVVQHLLSRTLLLAAAEGAAGGGGGGPGVAGAGGVAGGARTALSDAELGRWAELLSPLDESRASITSVTSFSPDDVASPQGDWTVVEVETFH encoded by the exons ATGGACAAGAGGGACAAGGGCAGAGCGGGGGCCGCCACAAGGACTCCTGCTTCTCGCCCCCCCGGCCTTCCTACCCCCAGACCTCCAGGGTCTCctcgacccccacccccagtaacCAGCGCGGCGCTCCGAGTTCTGGGAGCAGCGGGAGCTGCAGGGCGAGGGCCCCTGGCAGAGCGCGCTGGAGGTACCCGGACAGCCGCTCTCCCGGAGGCTGCTCCCCGGGTGGGACCAACTCGGAGCGCTGGGACAGGCCCCCGGAGTCCAG cctccaggcccccagctgcTGGGAGAGGGGAGCGAGCCCCTGCCAAGACCCCAGGCCCAGGCTCTATCTCTAGCCCGGGACGTGTCAGCGGGACCACCAG GCTAGGCTCTCTTGCCCAGAAGGGGGTTCGGCCCCCAGTTGAGGAACCCGTGGTCAGAGGAAAGGCCCCAGAAACACCCAGAAGGAGCCCGCTGAGCGCCGGGGCACGGAGAG ACTCTTCCGGGccctccccaggcgccccttccccaGCCACCTCCCGTCGGTCGCGGGCTGCAGGAGCTGAAGTGGGTCTCCCCCGGGCAGCTCCGAGTGCCCGGCCGCGGCCTCCGACCGAGGCCCCCAAGAAATCCGTGAGCAGTACCCCGCAGCATGGTGCCGCGGAGCCGAGCCCCGCCGCCAGGAGGCGACCCAGCGCCGGCGGAGGCCTCCAGAGGCCAGCCTCACGCCCCTTAGGCTCTAACGCcactcctctgtcctcccccgcCCGCTCCGGGGCCTCGCCGGGTGGAACACCCCGGGCTCCCGGGCATCCCTCGCAGCCTAAGTCGAAAGGGCTGCAGGCTCTGCGCCCCCGCCAGTCCACACCCCCAAGGAAAGGCGCAACCCCAGCGCCGGGCTTTTCTCCTCCAACAGCCACACCTTCTCCACCGGGTTTGACCGCACAACTGGCACCGCCTCCGCAAATCACCGCCACTCCCCTGCGGGACACGCTCCCGCCATCTCCACCGGCCacgcctcccccccaccctctcaCCTGTCCTTTGGGCACGCCCCCTTCTCTAGTTCCTCCTTCACCCTCAGCACCACTTGCTCTGCAAACCCTCCCCTCTCCGCCAGCCACACCCCCTTTGCAAGCCCCACCCACACACCTGGGTACCTCCTTTCTGGAGGCATCCAGCTCTCCGGCCACTTCCCTGGAGTCATTCTCTCCATCAGTGTCACCCCCTCTGCAGACTATGCCCCCAACCCAAGCTTCTCCAGCTTTGCCCTCTCTTCtgactctcccctctcctttggCCACACCTCCTTTGTCGGCCCCTGGATCACCAGCCACGGCCCCTCTACAAGCAGCCACATCCCTTCTACCAGCCTCTTTTACTCAAGCAACTTCTCTGCTGAATCCGCCCTCTCCCCAAGCCACACCCCCTTTGCAGGGCCTTTCTGCTTTGACTACTCTCCCTCCACGGACCAGTCCTTCCCTATCTCCTCCCCCACTTCAGGCTATGCCCTGTACGGTGACCACGCCTCCCACGCAGGACACTTCTCAGGCCACATACCCTCCGCaaacctctccctgccctctgacCACCCTCTCTCCGCAGGGTTCTCCTCTATGTTCTCCATTTCCTTTGGCTTCACCATCACTGCAGGCTCCGCCCTCTCTCCTGGCCGCGCCCCCTCCACGGACCCCACCTCATCTGGCCACACCCCCTCCACAGGTCACGCCTTCCCCAACCCCGTTCCTTACACAGGCCCCACCCTCTCTGGCCTCACCACCTCCGCAGGCACCCTCTCCCCTAACCACGCCTCCCCCGCACACTCCTGTTTCTCTGGCCACACCCCCTCTACAGGCCACTGCCCCTCAGGCCTTGCTCGCAGTTCAGGCCCCACCCCCTCTGCAGGCCCCTCTttcccctccagcctcaccccctCTGCAAGACCCTCCCACTTCCTTAGCTACGCCCCCTCCTCAGACTCCACCTTCCCTGGCCTTGCCTCCTCTTCAGGTTCCTGCCTCACCCCCTGCGCGTGCAACTCCCTCTCCCCTGGCCACACCTTCTCCTCAGGCTCCACCTTCCCCGGTCTTGCCTCCTCTGCAGACTTCTAGTCCCCCTTTGCAGGCTCCTCCCTCGCCTCTGGCCACGCCCCCTCACCAGGCTCCACCTTCCCTGGCCTTGCCTTCTCTGCAGGCCTCTAGTCTCCCTTTGCAGGCTCCTCCCTCGCCCCTGGCCACTCCCTCTCATCTGGCTCCACCTTCCCTGGCCTTGCCCCCTCTGCaggtccctccctctcccctggaCTCACCTCCTCTGCAGGCCCCACGCCGCCCCCCGACCCCAGGTCCCGATGCCCCGATCTCTGGCCCACGGCTGACCCTGGCGCTGGCCCCGGCTCCGCCGCCACCGCCCTCCCGCAGCCCGTCCAGTACGCTGAGCGGCCCGGATCTGGCGGGCCACAGCAGCAGCGCCACCAGCACGCCGGAAGAGCTGCGCGGCTACGAGAGCGGGCCAGAGGGCGGCGCCGCGGCCTCCCCTCCCGCCGACGCGGAGCTCGCCGCCTGCCACCCGGCCTCCTGGAGCCGAGGTCCCGCTCCGCCGCTGGCTGTCCGCAGCACCCCAG GACCGCCTCTGCCTTGGCCTCCTTCTGCCGGGTCAGGCTCCGCTGACGGCCTGTGCACCATCTACGAGGCTGAGGGGCCCGAGTCGGCGACCCCCGCCCCAGGCGCGCTGGATTCGGGGCCTGGGCCTGGCGCGGGTGGTGGGAAGGTGGTGGCTGGAGCTGGCGCGGGGGCGACCTCCCGCGGCGGGAAGCCGGCGCGCCTGGGCGAGCTGCCGCTGGGGGCGCTGCAGGCGAGCGTCGTGCAGCACCTGCTGAGCCGGACGCTGCTGCTAGCTGCGGCCGAGGGTGctgcgggcggcggcggcggcggcccaGGGGTCGCGGGGGCTGGTGGCGTCGCGGGAGGAGCCCGGACTGCGCTCAGCGACGCCGAACTGGGACGCTGGGCTGAACTCTTGTCTCCCCTGGACGAGTCCCGCGCCAGCATCACGTCGGTCACCAGCTTCTCCCCGGACGACGTGGCTTCCCCGCAGGGTGACTGGACTGTGGTAGAAGTGGAGACCTTCCACTGA